A single genomic interval of Brevibacillus brevis harbors:
- a CDS encoding CheR family methyltransferase, producing the protein MEDKDFLQFIASVKKMTGIDLALYKEAQMKRRLTSLRQKRGYNTFAQYFDAIAKDKELFYEFLDRMTINVSEFFRNPGRWEVLENKILPRLAKQSPRVKCWSAACSTGEEPYTLSLILLRKKMDATVLASDIDEGALAKAKQGVYTDRSLQDCPKDLVAKYFEKDTLSYRITDEVKRKVTFKKHNLLADSFDSQFDLIICRNVMIYFTEEAKHELYHKFSRALKPGGVLFVGSTEQIFQPQQYQLETEDTFFYRKMG; encoded by the coding sequence ATGGAAGATAAGGACTTTCTCCAATTTATTGCTAGTGTGAAGAAAATGACTGGAATTGATCTTGCCCTCTACAAGGAAGCACAGATGAAGCGCCGTCTAACCTCGTTGAGACAAAAGCGGGGGTACAACACATTTGCCCAGTATTTCGATGCCATCGCTAAAGACAAGGAGCTTTTCTATGAGTTCCTCGACAGGATGACCATCAACGTATCGGAATTTTTCCGCAATCCAGGCCGATGGGAAGTTCTCGAGAATAAAATTTTGCCACGCTTGGCGAAGCAATCGCCGCGGGTGAAATGCTGGAGTGCGGCATGCTCAACAGGGGAGGAGCCGTACACTCTCTCACTGATTTTGCTACGCAAGAAGATGGATGCGACCGTGCTCGCTTCCGATATTGATGAGGGTGCACTAGCAAAAGCGAAGCAAGGGGTATACACGGACCGCTCCCTGCAAGATTGTCCGAAAGACCTCGTAGCGAAGTATTTTGAAAAAGATACACTCAGCTATCGCATCACGGACGAAGTGAAGAGAAAAGTGACGTTCAAAAAACATAATTTATTGGCGGACTCATTTGATTCTCAATTTGATTTGATTATTTGCCGGAACGTGATGATATACTTTACCGAAGAAGCAAAGCATGAGCTGTATCATAAGTTTAGCCGGGCGCTGAAACCTGGCGGGGTACTCTTTGTAGGCAGCACGGAACAAATTTTTCAGCCGCAACAATATCAACTGGAGACAGAGGATACGTTCTTCTATCGAAAAATGGGTTGA
- a CDS encoding polyprenyl synthetase family protein: MNLVDIYFKMKKDVQYIEDELEKAIDTPVRELYLSSTHLLKAGGKRIRPVFVLLGGKWGNYDVKKLKHVAVPLELIHMASLVHDDVIDDADKRRGKDTVRMKWDNKVAMYAGDYIFARALAIASQLPIPQLHQILSNAIVEVCKGEIEQVKDLNNWDQNFRTYLRRIKRKTALLIAISCQLGAVASGASADMIRKMYWYGYNVGMAFQITDDILDFTGTEKQLGKPAGSDLVHGNITLPALYSAHHGKARAQFQEWIAQNTFWDHTDEAVRMVREDEGIAFSQRLAERYISRAHAILADLPNNQAKTSLTGIANYIIDRKF, encoded by the coding sequence ATGAATCTAGTCGATATTTACTTCAAGATGAAAAAAGATGTCCAATACATAGAAGATGAACTGGAAAAAGCAATTGATACGCCGGTTCGAGAGCTGTATCTATCTTCGACCCACTTACTCAAGGCAGGAGGAAAGCGGATTCGTCCCGTTTTTGTTTTGCTTGGCGGTAAGTGGGGCAATTACGATGTCAAAAAGCTAAAGCATGTGGCTGTTCCTCTCGAACTGATTCACATGGCTTCCCTGGTGCATGATGATGTCATTGACGATGCGGATAAGCGTCGCGGAAAAGATACCGTTCGGATGAAGTGGGATAACAAAGTAGCCATGTACGCCGGCGACTATATTTTTGCGCGGGCATTGGCCATTGCCTCTCAGCTTCCGATCCCACAGTTGCACCAAATTCTCTCGAATGCAATCGTTGAGGTTTGCAAGGGAGAGATCGAGCAAGTAAAGGATTTGAATAACTGGGACCAAAACTTCCGTACGTATTTGCGTAGAATCAAACGAAAAACTGCGCTTTTAATTGCCATTAGCTGTCAATTAGGAGCAGTGGCAAGCGGAGCGTCAGCTGATATGATTCGCAAAATGTACTGGTACGGCTACAACGTGGGGATGGCTTTTCAAATTACCGATGACATTTTGGACTTTACAGGGACTGAGAAGCAGTTAGGAAAGCCTGCTGGAAGCGACTTGGTGCATGGAAACATTACGTTGCCTGCGCTTTATTCCGCTCATCATGGAAAAGCACGTGCGCAATTCCAAGAATGGATCGCGCAAAATACGTTTTGGGATCATACAGATGAAGCGGTTCGTATGGTGCGAGAAGATGAGGGTATTGCCTTTTCGCAGCGCCTTGCTGAACGCTATATCAGCCGTGCCCATGCGATTCTCGCAGATTTGCCTAACAACCAAGCTAAGACATCCTTGACAGGTATCGCCAATTATATTATTGATCGCAAATTTTAA
- the trpC gene encoding indole-3-glycerol phosphate synthase TrpC, which yields MLRKIVEKKREEIARLYTETTVSALLLATKEVQRPRGFRQALETSVRPVSVIAEVKKASPSKGLIRPDFQAVTIAKAYQAARAECLSVLTDESFFQGSLSYLRQIHEAIDRPLLRKDFLLDEIQVVEARAAGADCVLLIAAILDRETLRHLNQTAEDLGMDVLVEVHDKRECELVFQAMEPKLLGINNRNLNTFQTDLAVTHELIAELPASLTIVSESGISTPADIENVRSAGARAVLVGEHFMRQTDVERAVIDLVGEAAPGVSV from the coding sequence ATGCTTCGTAAAATCGTAGAAAAGAAACGCGAAGAGATCGCACGTCTTTATACAGAAACAACGGTTTCAGCATTGCTATTGGCAACGAAGGAAGTCCAGCGTCCACGCGGATTTCGTCAAGCATTGGAGACGAGCGTACGGCCTGTAAGCGTGATTGCTGAAGTGAAAAAAGCATCCCCTTCAAAAGGGTTAATCCGACCTGATTTCCAGGCAGTAACCATCGCGAAGGCTTATCAGGCCGCTCGCGCAGAATGCTTGTCTGTTTTGACAGACGAGTCCTTTTTTCAAGGGAGCTTGAGCTATCTACGGCAAATTCACGAAGCAATTGATCGTCCGTTACTCAGAAAAGACTTTCTTCTGGATGAAATTCAAGTCGTGGAAGCAAGAGCAGCAGGCGCTGATTGCGTGTTGCTCATTGCTGCCATTCTCGATCGGGAAACGCTTCGCCACCTGAACCAAACTGCCGAGGATCTAGGCATGGATGTACTGGTTGAGGTCCATGACAAACGAGAGTGCGAGCTTGTTTTTCAAGCAATGGAACCCAAATTGCTCGGGATCAACAATCGAAACTTAAATACGTTTCAGACTGACCTGGCCGTTACGCATGAATTGATTGCAGAACTGCCTGCGTCATTGACAATCGTGAGCGAAAGTGGGATTTCGACACCAGCGGATATTGAGAATGTACGAAGTGCAGGTGCCCGGGCTGTGCTGGTTGGAGAGCATTTCATGCGCCAAACAGACGTAGAGCGCGCAGTCATTGATCTAGTGGGAGAAGCAGCACCGGGGGTGAGTGTATGA
- the aroC gene encoding chorismate synthase gives MRYLTAGESHGPQLTAIIEGVPSNLPISIEEINEQLARRQKGHGRGRRMQIEKDQVKILSGVRHGYTTGAPITLVVENNDWTHWQGIMSAEPVEEGAEEKRRVSRPRPGHADLNGAIKYHQRDMRNILERSSARETTVRVAVGAVARQLLKQFGIRIGGQVLQINEIVAKRQEVSLEELIARTEESPVRCLDKEAEPLMMAAIDKAKEDGDSLGGTVEVIVEGVPIGLGSHVQWDRKLDGRLAQAMMSIQAFKGVEIGIGFEAAGLKGSQVHDEIIWNEETGYSRKTNRAGGLEGGMTTGMPVVVRGVMKPIPTLYKPLMSVDIDSREPFSASIERSDSCAVPAASVVAEAVVAWEIASAMCEKFPSDSLDDMEENVRQYRAYTEKF, from the coding sequence ATGCGTTACTTGACAGCAGGGGAATCCCACGGGCCGCAATTAACAGCTATCATCGAGGGCGTACCGAGCAACCTGCCGATTTCCATTGAGGAAATTAATGAGCAGTTGGCACGTCGTCAGAAAGGCCATGGCCGCGGCAGAAGAATGCAGATTGAAAAGGATCAGGTGAAAATTCTTTCTGGTGTCCGTCATGGATATACAACCGGAGCTCCTATCACACTGGTCGTTGAAAATAATGATTGGACGCATTGGCAAGGAATCATGAGTGCCGAGCCTGTAGAGGAAGGCGCTGAAGAAAAGCGTCGCGTTTCCCGTCCACGCCCTGGACATGCTGATTTAAACGGGGCTATTAAGTATCATCAACGCGATATGCGCAATATTCTGGAGCGTTCCAGCGCTCGTGAGACTACAGTCCGTGTAGCTGTTGGTGCAGTCGCACGTCAATTGCTGAAACAATTTGGCATCCGTATTGGCGGCCAGGTGCTCCAGATCAACGAGATCGTGGCGAAGCGACAAGAAGTAAGTCTGGAAGAGCTGATTGCGCGTACAGAAGAATCGCCAGTACGCTGTTTGGATAAAGAAGCAGAGCCACTGATGATGGCGGCGATTGACAAAGCAAAAGAAGACGGGGATTCTCTCGGTGGTACCGTAGAAGTTATCGTTGAAGGCGTACCGATTGGTTTGGGTAGCCATGTGCAATGGGACCGCAAGCTGGATGGACGTCTTGCACAAGCGATGATGAGCATTCAGGCCTTCAAAGGTGTCGAAATCGGTATCGGGTTCGAGGCAGCCGGTCTGAAAGGCTCGCAGGTTCATGACGAGATTATTTGGAACGAAGAAACTGGCTACAGCCGTAAAACAAATCGTGCAGGTGGACTCGAAGGCGGTATGACGACAGGAATGCCTGTAGTGGTTCGCGGTGTCATGAAGCCGATCCCTACCCTGTACAAACCGTTGATGAGTGTGGATATCGACTCGAGAGAGCCATTCTCAGCGAGCATTGAGCGTTCCGATAGTTGTGCTGTTCCAGCGGCAAGTGTCGTCGCGGAGGCAGTGGTAGCATGGGAGATCGCAAGTGCCATGTGCGAAAAATTCCCTTCTGATTCTCTTGACGACATGGAAGAAAACGTACGTCAATACCGTGCGTACACGGAGAAATTCTAA
- the aroH gene encoding chorismate mutase, whose amino-acid sequence MGMRGIRGAVTVEADTREEIVSSTKWLLEEMVARNEVNPEDIGSIIITTTEDLCATFPAQAARLLEGEAWQYVPLMCAREIPVPGGLPLCIRVMMHVNTDKTAKDIHHVFLREAVKLRPDLTNRG is encoded by the coding sequence ATGGGAATGAGAGGAATCAGAGGCGCGGTCACGGTGGAAGCCGATACGCGCGAAGAGATTGTCTCCTCTACAAAATGGTTGTTGGAGGAAATGGTAGCCCGCAATGAAGTAAACCCCGAAGACATTGGCAGCATCATTATCACGACGACAGAGGACCTCTGTGCGACCTTCCCTGCTCAAGCGGCCCGCCTGCTTGAAGGAGAAGCTTGGCAATACGTTCCACTCATGTGCGCAAGAGAAATCCCGGTGCCGGGTGGCTTGCCACTTTGTATTCGTGTCATGATGCATGTGAATACGGACAAGACAGCAAAAGACATTCATCACGTCTTTTTGCGTGAAGCAGTCAAGCTACGCCCGGATTTGACAAATCGCGGTTGA
- the ndk gene encoding nucleoside-diphosphate kinase, producing the protein MEKTFLMVKPDGVQRNLIGEIVSRFEKKGYQLVGAKLMTVSRELAEEHYAEHKERPFFGELVDFITSGPVFAMVWQGNNVITTARAMMGKTNPVDAASGTIRGDFATSVGMNIIHGSDSPESAEREIGLWFSAEEVLSFEKTIQRWI; encoded by the coding sequence ATGGAAAAAACATTCCTTATGGTAAAACCAGATGGCGTACAACGCAACCTGATCGGGGAAATCGTATCCCGTTTTGAGAAAAAAGGCTACCAACTCGTAGGTGCTAAGCTGATGACAGTAAGCCGCGAACTGGCTGAAGAACACTATGCAGAGCACAAAGAGCGCCCATTCTTCGGTGAACTGGTAGACTTCATCACTTCCGGACCAGTATTCGCTATGGTATGGCAAGGTAACAACGTAATCACAACTGCTCGCGCTATGATGGGCAAAACAAACCCAGTAGACGCTGCTTCCGGTACGATCCGTGGCGATTTTGCTACTTCCGTTGGCATGAACATCATCCACGGTTCTGACTCTCCTGAGAGCGCTGAGCGTGAAATCGGCCTGTGGTTCTCCGCTGAAGAAGTTCTCTCCTTCGAGAAAACAATCCAACGCTGGATCTAA
- the trpD gene encoding anthranilate phosphoribosyltransferase, whose protein sequence is MLTYALEQILLGKHLTRTVAEEAMGEIMDGKATPAQIGAFLASLRLKGEQVEEIIGFAKAMRARAMSFPIDLPGLVDTCGTGGDGSHTFNISTASAIVAAADGVRIAKHGNRAVSSKSGSADVLEALGVPVNLSPKDAADCLRMTNLCFLFAPLYHQAMKHAAGPRKELAIRTVFNLLGPLTNPAGASHQLMGVYDAKLLPSVAAVLHELDVNRALVVAGSDGLDELTVTGTSHIAELRDGRILTYEIEPEQFGLRRHEKDALRGGDANENAKIIHDVFSGARGAARDIVLLNAGAILYLADRVSSIETGVIRAAELIDGGLVMRKLEHVRHIAGGMIHAS, encoded by the coding sequence ATGCTAACATACGCGCTGGAACAAATTCTGCTTGGGAAGCACTTAACACGGACGGTTGCAGAAGAGGCCATGGGCGAGATTATGGACGGAAAGGCAACTCCGGCTCAGATTGGTGCATTTTTAGCGAGTCTTCGCTTGAAGGGCGAGCAAGTGGAAGAGATTATCGGTTTTGCCAAAGCCATGAGAGCGCGGGCGATGAGTTTTCCGATCGATCTGCCAGGTCTGGTAGACACTTGCGGTACAGGTGGAGATGGAAGTCATACCTTTAACATTTCGACGGCGAGTGCAATTGTCGCAGCAGCGGACGGTGTACGCATCGCCAAGCACGGGAATCGAGCGGTTTCCAGCAAAAGCGGTAGTGCGGATGTGTTAGAAGCGTTGGGAGTGCCCGTCAATTTATCTCCAAAAGACGCCGCAGACTGCCTGCGTATGACCAATCTCTGCTTCCTGTTCGCTCCCCTGTACCACCAAGCGATGAAGCATGCGGCTGGACCGCGAAAAGAATTGGCGATTCGTACGGTGTTTAATTTACTGGGACCATTGACGAATCCAGCAGGCGCCAGCCATCAGCTGATGGGCGTGTACGATGCCAAGCTGCTTCCAAGTGTAGCCGCAGTCTTACACGAGCTCGATGTGAACAGAGCGCTCGTTGTAGCAGGCTCGGATGGACTGGATGAATTAACCGTCACGGGAACGAGCCATATTGCCGAGTTGCGGGATGGGCGGATTTTGACATATGAAATCGAGCCAGAGCAGTTCGGTTTGCGCAGACATGAAAAGGATGCGTTGCGTGGCGGTGATGCCAATGAGAATGCGAAGATCATTCACGACGTGTTTTCCGGCGCACGTGGGGCAGCACGCGATATCGTTTTGCTGAATGCGGGCGCGATCCTCTACCTCGCAGATCGAGTTAGCTCGATTGAAACAGGGGTTATACGTGCAGCGGAACTGATCGACGGCGGACTGGTCATGCGAAAGCTCGAGCACGTTCGTCACATTGCAGGAGGTATGATTCATGCTTCGTAA
- the trpE gene encoding anthranilate synthase component I, translated as MYFPSLAEVKTLSASYSLIPVSMKLLADQETPIRLYQKIRKSDSFLLESVEGGARWARFSFIGMNPFQIVEAKGEEITVSYRTGEKLVQTGNPVSFLREETDRYKSPKLPGLPRLSGGAVGFFGYNTLRYFENLPAHRKEAVRVPDMRFLFVDEMIAFDHLKQEIQLIVNLHVEPGDTEDIIGEKYKQVCERIEEMATKVSAPLEMDQRIQVAADTPAPLTVQPNMTREQYEQLVVQAKEYIAAGDIFQVVLSQRFSVKTDVDPFAVYRLLRTLNPSPYMYYLEYEGETVVGTSPELLVRVEDEKVEMRPIAGTRKRGATPQEDAVLAADLLADKKERAEHYMLLDLGRNDVGKVSAYGSVKVEEALVIENYSHVMHMVSHVTGKLREGLHAFDALLSAFPAGTVSGSPKLRAMEIIAELEPDARHLYAGAIGYISFDGSLDSCITIRTLFFQDGYAHVQAGAGIVADSVPASEYQETVNKAAAMLSALERAEQLFVRKVELSC; from the coding sequence ATGTATTTCCCTTCCCTTGCCGAGGTTAAGACCCTCTCGGCGTCGTATTCCCTTATTCCTGTAAGCATGAAACTGTTAGCGGATCAGGAGACACCGATTCGCTTGTATCAGAAGATTCGTAAAAGTGATTCCTTTTTGCTGGAGAGCGTAGAAGGTGGTGCGCGTTGGGCGCGTTTTTCGTTCATTGGCATGAATCCTTTTCAAATCGTAGAAGCAAAGGGTGAAGAAATCACCGTTTCCTATCGCACAGGTGAAAAGCTTGTCCAGACAGGAAATCCCGTCTCCTTTTTGCGTGAAGAAACCGATCGCTACAAAAGCCCGAAGCTACCCGGGCTGCCTCGTCTCAGTGGTGGTGCGGTAGGCTTTTTCGGTTACAATACGCTACGCTACTTCGAAAATTTGCCAGCACATCGCAAGGAAGCTGTACGAGTGCCGGATATGCGCTTTCTGTTTGTTGATGAGATGATCGCCTTTGATCATTTGAAGCAAGAAATTCAATTGATTGTGAACCTCCATGTGGAGCCAGGCGACACCGAAGACATTATTGGCGAAAAATACAAGCAAGTTTGCGAACGAATCGAGGAGATGGCTACCAAAGTTTCGGCTCCGCTTGAAATGGATCAACGCATTCAAGTAGCAGCAGATACACCAGCGCCATTGACAGTACAGCCAAATATGACGCGTGAACAATACGAGCAGCTAGTCGTGCAGGCGAAAGAATACATCGCAGCCGGCGACATTTTTCAAGTCGTGTTGTCCCAACGTTTTTCCGTAAAGACAGATGTCGATCCTTTTGCGGTATATCGATTGCTGCGTACGTTGAACCCTTCCCCATATATGTACTATCTCGAATACGAGGGCGAGACAGTCGTCGGGACTTCACCAGAACTACTCGTGCGTGTGGAAGATGAAAAAGTAGAGATGCGGCCGATTGCAGGAACGCGGAAAAGAGGGGCAACCCCACAAGAAGATGCTGTGTTGGCGGCTGATCTTTTGGCAGATAAAAAGGAGAGAGCCGAGCACTACATGCTGCTGGATCTAGGACGCAACGATGTAGGAAAGGTCTCTGCATACGGAAGCGTGAAAGTGGAAGAAGCATTGGTGATTGAAAACTACTCCCATGTGATGCATATGGTTTCGCATGTGACCGGCAAGCTTCGTGAGGGACTCCACGCTTTCGATGCATTGCTGAGTGCTTTTCCGGCTGGTACAGTATCTGGTTCTCCCAAGCTGCGGGCGATGGAAATTATTGCAGAGCTCGAACCTGATGCACGTCATCTGTATGCGGGAGCAATTGGCTACATTTCGTTTGATGGTTCACTCGATAGCTGCATCACGATTCGAACGTTGTTCTTTCAGGATGGATACGCGCATGTACAGGCAGGTGCAGGCATCGTAGCGGATTCGGTCCCTGCGAGTGAATATCAAGAGACGGTGAACAAAGCAGCAGCGATGCTCTCTGCGTTAGAAAGAGCGGAACAGTTGTTTGTCAGAAAGGTGGAGTTGTCATGCTAA
- a CDS encoding phosphoribosylanthranilate isomerase, which produces MTRLKICGIKRAETLALLKELEVDYVGLVFAPSKRQVDAQTAGQLLAAVPGHPPAVGVFVNPTMEELENVLSEAPLSVIQLHGQETPQFCQQVRERFAIPVWKALAVGGEADAAQEIQTYRGIVSAFLFDTYDPGQAGGTGKKFSWEQIPTLQAACEEADCIIAGGIHAENVGELTGQYRAGIVDVSSGVETGGEKDAEKIKTLVERVKAHEQHSNNYASRA; this is translated from the coding sequence ATGACTCGTTTGAAAATATGTGGAATTAAGCGAGCGGAAACACTTGCGCTGTTAAAAGAGCTGGAAGTCGATTACGTAGGCCTTGTTTTTGCCCCAAGTAAGCGACAAGTAGATGCGCAAACTGCTGGACAATTGCTTGCAGCCGTACCGGGCCATCCTCCTGCTGTTGGTGTGTTCGTTAATCCGACGATGGAAGAGCTGGAGAATGTGCTTAGCGAGGCACCGTTATCCGTGATCCAATTGCATGGACAGGAGACGCCACAATTTTGCCAGCAAGTTCGGGAGCGGTTTGCTATACCGGTGTGGAAGGCATTGGCAGTTGGCGGTGAAGCGGATGCTGCTCAAGAGATCCAAACCTATCGAGGCATTGTCAGTGCCTTTCTATTTGATACGTATGACCCTGGTCAAGCAGGTGGCACAGGGAAAAAGTTTTCGTGGGAGCAAATCCCGACTTTGCAAGCAGCATGCGAGGAAGCAGACTGCATCATTGCTGGAGGGATTCATGCGGAGAATGTCGGAGAATTAACGGGACAATATCGAGCAGGGATAGTCGATGTGTCCAGTGGAGTAGAGACAGGTGGCGAAAAAGACGCCGAGAAAATTAAAACATTGGTGGAGAGGGTGAAGGCGCATGAACAACATTCAAACAACTACGCGAGTCGTGCCTGA
- the aroB gene encoding 3-dehydroquinate synthase encodes MSIEKLTVELGERSYQIVIGEGLLHEAAALLVEAGIASTSKLMIVTDENVAIQYLEPLLEVLRQHGYQVHPAVIAAGEKSKSLTVYERLMTEAIDAGLDRKSAVVALGGGVVGDLAGFVAATYMRGIDFVQMPTTLLAHDSSVGGKVAINHPLGKNLIGAFHQPKVVIYDTKALHSLPKREIAAGFAEVVKHGLIADAAFVDWLEDNADLLWQLDSELLGKAIEKGCAVKAAIVSQDETEQGQRALLNLGHTFGHAFEALSAYSTLNHGEAISIGMCLAAKVAERIGFAETGVYNRTKRMLELFHLPTAWPGNLSPEAVLEAMKRDKKTVGGKLAFVLPRAIGQVEVVKNIEDELILGVMREEVEG; translated from the coding sequence ATGAGTATAGAGAAGCTGACTGTTGAGCTGGGGGAGCGTTCCTACCAGATTGTAATAGGCGAGGGTCTTTTGCACGAGGCAGCAGCGTTGCTAGTAGAGGCAGGAATTGCTTCTACTAGCAAGCTGATGATTGTCACAGATGAGAATGTAGCCATTCAGTACTTAGAGCCTTTGCTCGAAGTGTTGCGGCAGCATGGGTATCAGGTCCACCCAGCTGTGATCGCTGCTGGGGAAAAATCGAAGAGCCTGACTGTCTACGAGCGATTGATGACAGAGGCAATTGATGCCGGACTGGACAGAAAGTCTGCTGTAGTGGCTCTCGGTGGAGGAGTCGTCGGAGACTTGGCTGGATTTGTGGCTGCTACGTACATGCGAGGCATTGATTTCGTTCAAATGCCAACTACCTTGCTCGCACATGATAGCTCGGTTGGTGGAAAAGTAGCGATCAATCATCCGCTCGGCAAAAATCTTATTGGTGCTTTCCATCAGCCCAAAGTTGTTATTTACGACACGAAAGCATTGCATAGCTTACCGAAGCGGGAAATCGCAGCAGGTTTTGCAGAGGTTGTTAAGCATGGACTTATCGCCGACGCTGCCTTTGTCGATTGGCTAGAAGACAACGCTGATTTGTTATGGCAACTCGATTCAGAATTATTAGGGAAAGCCATTGAAAAAGGTTGCGCAGTCAAAGCGGCTATTGTTTCTCAAGACGAGACAGAGCAAGGGCAGCGTGCATTGCTTAATTTGGGTCATACGTTTGGTCATGCGTTTGAAGCGCTGTCTGCTTACTCGACCCTGAATCATGGGGAAGCCATCTCAATTGGGATGTGTTTGGCTGCCAAGGTAGCGGAACGGATTGGTTTTGCCGAGACTGGTGTATACAATCGCACGAAACGGATGCTGGAACTGTTCCACCTGCCAACGGCATGGCCAGGTAATCTCTCCCCAGAAGCTGTGCTGGAAGCCATGAAACGAGACAAAAAGACAGTAGGCGGAAAGCTGGCCTTTGTGTTGCCTAGGGCAATCGGGCAGGTTGAAGTCGTCAAAAATATAGAAGATGAACTCATACTGGGAGTCATGAGGGAAGAAGTGGAGGGATAA